The following are from one region of the Capsicum annuum cultivar UCD-10X-F1 chromosome 1, UCD10Xv1.1, whole genome shotgun sequence genome:
- the LOC107840158 gene encoding protein LNK2 isoform X9 has translation MFNWNDKELTDIIWGETGESDDHIVPHPDGSEGKAPSYGDNIKKEWAVEASNIKPTDQKKSTTKTDLSNIKLDGSSKHDSGGASITAGCRMELGADLSLTNATKSNQYSLGAEASNNLTEVPKHECLRDEGNRLGDDSRVLHHQNEELEQGDFIDYGWANIGSFDDLDKIFSNNNPLFGDTSLPNTLDLWSSCKDVTSSPDKSIPLSIDSPRLALGSPGSPSKRLKVKTEYRLDREKSSTADEENVNDITFNVPLCTDARDHGGGKSMLLPKQKLQELCGSLSPHLNKFGMPSVTNQPCPASDLSQQSQLQGPECLQHKHFPGPFFASSIYGDTGNSNHFNKSQDASSKSLMMTPQEKIEKLRRRQQLRAMLAIQKQQQQFSYQTAKEGGSLEENLSCIPSLDPSSPLEQGDSNTACLAVENSSVEDTAVYLLQDVISKLDLKIRLCIRDSLFRLARSATQRQCGNDSCSTKKGGREVSKKEINTNNRPPYVETQTNPIDRTVAHLLFHNPSELPSTLAEFPKLSMFSMLNCERKAIGSPSFPDRFLQENSETNSTTAHQGPNASASDNEVDIMKSSPCIECFENASNNEGADASVIGVEAAS, from the exons CTAACGGATATAATATGGGGAGAAACTGGTGAGAGCGATGACCACATAGTGCCACATCCTGATGGAAGTGAAGGGAAAGCTCCATCTTATGGAGATAACATTAAGAAAGAATGGGCTGTGGAAGCTTCTAACATCAAGCCTACTGATCAGAAGAAATCTACAACTAAAACGGATCTGAGTAATATTAAACTAGATGGCAGTTCAAAACATGATAGTGGTGGAGCTAGCATCACAGCTGGATGCAGGATGGAATTGGGCGCTGATCTATCATTGACCAATGCTACAAAGAGTAATCAATATTCCTTGGGTGCTGAAGCATCTAATAATCTGACCGAAGTTCCAAAACATGAATGTCTTCGAG ATGAGGGAAATCGGCTTGGTGACGATTCTCGAGTTCTTCACCATCAGAATGAGGAACTGGAGCAAGGTGATTTTATTGATTATGGATGGGCTAACATTGGAAGTTTTGATGACCTTGATAAGATATTTAG CAACAACAACCCACTATTTGGAGATACAAGCCTTCCTAACACTCTCGACCTATGGTCATCTTGTAAAGATGTTACAAGCAGCCCAGATAAGTCTATTCCCTTGTCTATTGACTCTCCGAGGTTGGCGCTAGGATCTCCGGGAAGCCCATCCAAAAGATTAAAAGTTAAAACCGAATACAGGCTAGACCGAGAGAAGTCCTCCACTGCTGATGAAGAAAATGTTAATGACATCACATTTAATGTACCTCTGTGCACTGATGCTAGGGACCATGGTGGAGGCAAAAGTATGCTTTTACCGAAGCAAAAG TTGCAGGAATTATGTGGATCCTTGTCTCCTCACCTGAACAAGTTTGGCATGCCATCTGTAACGAATCAACCTTGTCCAGCTTCAGATCTCAGTCAACAAAGTCAGCTTCAAGGACCAGAATGTTTGCAGCACAAACATTTTCCAGGTCCTTTTTTTGCTTCTTCTATCTATGGGGATACGG GCAATTCAAATCATTTCAACAAGTCTCAAGATGCTTCATCAAAATCTTTGATGATGACGCctcaagaaaaaattgaaaaactaagAAGGCGGCAGCAATTGAGAGCAATGCTTGCCATTCAGAAACAGCAGCAGCAGTTTAGCTATCAAACTGCAAAGGAAGGGGGATCTCTTGAAGAGAATTTGAGCTGTATCCCTTCTCTGGACCCAAGCTCACCTTTAGAACAGGGTGACTCCAACACGGCTTGTTTGGCAGTTGAAAATTCCTCAGTGGAAGACACGGCAGTGTATCTTCTTCAGGATGTTATCTCAAAG TTGGACCTCAAAATAAGACTCTGTATAAGAGATAGCTTGTTCCGACTGGCTCGAAGTGCTACACAGAGGCAATGTGGCAATGATAGTTGCAGCACCAAGAAGGGTGGAAGAGAAGTCagcaaaaaagaaataaacaccAATAACAG ACCACCCTATGTAGAGACTCAGACGAATCCAATAGACCGCACTGTAGCTCATCTGCTCTTCCATAATCCGTCGGAGTTGCCATCAACACTTGCTGAATTTCCCAAGTTATCAATGTTTTCTATGCTCAATTGTGAAAGAAAAGCAATTGGTTCACCAAGCTTTCCAGACAGATTTTTGCAAGAGAATTCTGAAACTAATTCAACCACAGCTCACCAGGGACCAAATGCTTCGGCCTCTGATAATGAAGTGGATATAATGAAAAGTAGCCCCTGCATTGAGTGTTTTGAGAATGCATCAAACAATGAAGGAGCAGATGCTAGTGTTATTGGGGTTGAAGCCGCATCGTGA
- the LOC107840158 gene encoding protein LNK2 isoform X10: MFNWNDKELTDIIWGETGESDDHIVPHPDGSEGKAPSYGDNIKKEWAVEASNIKPTDQKKSTTKTDLSNIKLDGSSKHDSGGASITAGCRMELGADLSLTNATKSNQYSLGAEASNNLTEVPKHECLRDEGNRLGDDSRVLHHQNEELEQGDFIDYGWANIGSFDDLDKIFSNNNPLFGDTSLPNTLDLWSSCKDVTSSPDKSIPLSIDSPRLALGSPGSPSKRLKVKTEYRLDREKSSTADEENVNDITFNVPLCTDARDHGGGKSMLLPKQKELCGSLSPHLNKFGMPSVTNQPCPASDLSQQSQLQGPECLQHKHFPGPFFASSIYGDTGNSNHFNKSQDASSKSLMMTPQEKIEKLRRRQQLRAMLAIQKQQQQFSYQTAKEGGSLEENLSCIPSLDPSSPLEQGDSNTACLAVENSSVEDTAVYLLQDVISKLDLKIRLCIRDSLFRLARSATQRQCGNDSCSTKKGGREVSKKEINTNNRPPYVETQTNPIDRTVAHLLFHNPSELPSTLAEFPKLSMFSMLNCERKAIGSPSFPDRFLQENSETNSTTAHQGPNASASDNEVDIMKSSPCIECFENASNNEGADASVIGVEAAS; the protein is encoded by the exons CTAACGGATATAATATGGGGAGAAACTGGTGAGAGCGATGACCACATAGTGCCACATCCTGATGGAAGTGAAGGGAAAGCTCCATCTTATGGAGATAACATTAAGAAAGAATGGGCTGTGGAAGCTTCTAACATCAAGCCTACTGATCAGAAGAAATCTACAACTAAAACGGATCTGAGTAATATTAAACTAGATGGCAGTTCAAAACATGATAGTGGTGGAGCTAGCATCACAGCTGGATGCAGGATGGAATTGGGCGCTGATCTATCATTGACCAATGCTACAAAGAGTAATCAATATTCCTTGGGTGCTGAAGCATCTAATAATCTGACCGAAGTTCCAAAACATGAATGTCTTCGAG ATGAGGGAAATCGGCTTGGTGACGATTCTCGAGTTCTTCACCATCAGAATGAGGAACTGGAGCAAGGTGATTTTATTGATTATGGATGGGCTAACATTGGAAGTTTTGATGACCTTGATAAGATATTTAG CAACAACAACCCACTATTTGGAGATACAAGCCTTCCTAACACTCTCGACCTATGGTCATCTTGTAAAGATGTTACAAGCAGCCCAGATAAGTCTATTCCCTTGTCTATTGACTCTCCGAGGTTGGCGCTAGGATCTCCGGGAAGCCCATCCAAAAGATTAAAAGTTAAAACCGAATACAGGCTAGACCGAGAGAAGTCCTCCACTGCTGATGAAGAAAATGTTAATGACATCACATTTAATGTACCTCTGTGCACTGATGCTAGGGACCATGGTGGAGGCAAAAGTATGCTTTTACCGAAGCAAAAG GAATTATGTGGATCCTTGTCTCCTCACCTGAACAAGTTTGGCATGCCATCTGTAACGAATCAACCTTGTCCAGCTTCAGATCTCAGTCAACAAAGTCAGCTTCAAGGACCAGAATGTTTGCAGCACAAACATTTTCCAGGTCCTTTTTTTGCTTCTTCTATCTATGGGGATACGG GCAATTCAAATCATTTCAACAAGTCTCAAGATGCTTCATCAAAATCTTTGATGATGACGCctcaagaaaaaattgaaaaactaagAAGGCGGCAGCAATTGAGAGCAATGCTTGCCATTCAGAAACAGCAGCAGCAGTTTAGCTATCAAACTGCAAAGGAAGGGGGATCTCTTGAAGAGAATTTGAGCTGTATCCCTTCTCTGGACCCAAGCTCACCTTTAGAACAGGGTGACTCCAACACGGCTTGTTTGGCAGTTGAAAATTCCTCAGTGGAAGACACGGCAGTGTATCTTCTTCAGGATGTTATCTCAAAG TTGGACCTCAAAATAAGACTCTGTATAAGAGATAGCTTGTTCCGACTGGCTCGAAGTGCTACACAGAGGCAATGTGGCAATGATAGTTGCAGCACCAAGAAGGGTGGAAGAGAAGTCagcaaaaaagaaataaacaccAATAACAG ACCACCCTATGTAGAGACTCAGACGAATCCAATAGACCGCACTGTAGCTCATCTGCTCTTCCATAATCCGTCGGAGTTGCCATCAACACTTGCTGAATTTCCCAAGTTATCAATGTTTTCTATGCTCAATTGTGAAAGAAAAGCAATTGGTTCACCAAGCTTTCCAGACAGATTTTTGCAAGAGAATTCTGAAACTAATTCAACCACAGCTCACCAGGGACCAAATGCTTCGGCCTCTGATAATGAAGTGGATATAATGAAAAGTAGCCCCTGCATTGAGTGTTTTGAGAATGCATCAAACAATGAAGGAGCAGATGCTAGTGTTATTGGGGTTGAAGCCGCATCGTGA
- the LOC107840158 gene encoding protein LNK2 isoform X12 has protein sequence MFNWNDKELTDIIWGETGESDDHIVPHPDGSEGKAPSYGDNIKKEWAVEASNIKPTDQKKSTTKTDLSNIKLDGSSKHDSGGASITAGCRMELGADLSLTNATKSNQYSLGAEASNNLTEVPKHECLRDEGNRLGDDSRVLHHQNEELEQGDFIDYGWANIGSFDDLDKIFSNNNPLFGDTSLPNTLDLWSSCKDVTSSPDKSIPLSIDSPRLALGSPGSPSKRLKVKTEYRLDREKSSTADEENVNDITFNVPLCTDARDHGGGKSMLLPKQKELCGSLSPHLNKFGMPSVTNQPCPASDLSQQSQLQGPECLQHKHFPGNSNHFNKSQDASSKSLMMTPQEKIEKLRRRQQLRAMLAIQKQQQQFSYQTAKEGGSLEENLSCIPSLDPSSPLEQGDSNTACLAVENSSVEDTAVYLLQDVISKLDLKIRLCIRDSLFRLARSATQRQCGNDSCSTKKGGREVSKKEINTNNRPPYVETQTNPIDRTVAHLLFHNPSELPSTLAEFPKLSMFSMLNCERKAIGSPSFPDRFLQENSETNSTTAHQGPNASASDNEVDIMKSSPCIECFENASNNEGADASVIGVEAAS, from the exons CTAACGGATATAATATGGGGAGAAACTGGTGAGAGCGATGACCACATAGTGCCACATCCTGATGGAAGTGAAGGGAAAGCTCCATCTTATGGAGATAACATTAAGAAAGAATGGGCTGTGGAAGCTTCTAACATCAAGCCTACTGATCAGAAGAAATCTACAACTAAAACGGATCTGAGTAATATTAAACTAGATGGCAGTTCAAAACATGATAGTGGTGGAGCTAGCATCACAGCTGGATGCAGGATGGAATTGGGCGCTGATCTATCATTGACCAATGCTACAAAGAGTAATCAATATTCCTTGGGTGCTGAAGCATCTAATAATCTGACCGAAGTTCCAAAACATGAATGTCTTCGAG ATGAGGGAAATCGGCTTGGTGACGATTCTCGAGTTCTTCACCATCAGAATGAGGAACTGGAGCAAGGTGATTTTATTGATTATGGATGGGCTAACATTGGAAGTTTTGATGACCTTGATAAGATATTTAG CAACAACAACCCACTATTTGGAGATACAAGCCTTCCTAACACTCTCGACCTATGGTCATCTTGTAAAGATGTTACAAGCAGCCCAGATAAGTCTATTCCCTTGTCTATTGACTCTCCGAGGTTGGCGCTAGGATCTCCGGGAAGCCCATCCAAAAGATTAAAAGTTAAAACCGAATACAGGCTAGACCGAGAGAAGTCCTCCACTGCTGATGAAGAAAATGTTAATGACATCACATTTAATGTACCTCTGTGCACTGATGCTAGGGACCATGGTGGAGGCAAAAGTATGCTTTTACCGAAGCAAAAG GAATTATGTGGATCCTTGTCTCCTCACCTGAACAAGTTTGGCATGCCATCTGTAACGAATCAACCTTGTCCAGCTTCAGATCTCAGTCAACAAAGTCAGCTTCAAGGACCAGAATGTTTGCAGCACAAACATTTTCCAG GCAATTCAAATCATTTCAACAAGTCTCAAGATGCTTCATCAAAATCTTTGATGATGACGCctcaagaaaaaattgaaaaactaagAAGGCGGCAGCAATTGAGAGCAATGCTTGCCATTCAGAAACAGCAGCAGCAGTTTAGCTATCAAACTGCAAAGGAAGGGGGATCTCTTGAAGAGAATTTGAGCTGTATCCCTTCTCTGGACCCAAGCTCACCTTTAGAACAGGGTGACTCCAACACGGCTTGTTTGGCAGTTGAAAATTCCTCAGTGGAAGACACGGCAGTGTATCTTCTTCAGGATGTTATCTCAAAG TTGGACCTCAAAATAAGACTCTGTATAAGAGATAGCTTGTTCCGACTGGCTCGAAGTGCTACACAGAGGCAATGTGGCAATGATAGTTGCAGCACCAAGAAGGGTGGAAGAGAAGTCagcaaaaaagaaataaacaccAATAACAG ACCACCCTATGTAGAGACTCAGACGAATCCAATAGACCGCACTGTAGCTCATCTGCTCTTCCATAATCCGTCGGAGTTGCCATCAACACTTGCTGAATTTCCCAAGTTATCAATGTTTTCTATGCTCAATTGTGAAAGAAAAGCAATTGGTTCACCAAGCTTTCCAGACAGATTTTTGCAAGAGAATTCTGAAACTAATTCAACCACAGCTCACCAGGGACCAAATGCTTCGGCCTCTGATAATGAAGTGGATATAATGAAAAGTAGCCCCTGCATTGAGTGTTTTGAGAATGCATCAAACAATGAAGGAGCAGATGCTAGTGTTATTGGGGTTGAAGCCGCATCGTGA
- the LOC107840158 gene encoding protein LNK2 isoform X11, whose product MFNWNDKELTDIIWGETGESDDHIVPHPDGSEGKAPSYGDNIKKEWAVEASNIKPTDQKKSTTKTDLSNIKLDGSSKHDSGGASITAGCRMELGADLSLTNATKSNQYSLGAEASNNLTEVPKHECLRDEGNRLGDDSRVLHHQNEELEQGDFIDYGWANIGSFDDLDKIFSNNNPLFGDTSLPNTLDLWSSCKDVTSSPDKSIPLSIDSPRLALGSPGSPSKRLKVKTEYRLDREKSSTADEENVNDITFNVPLCTDARDHGGGKSMLLPKQKLQELCGSLSPHLNKFGMPSVTNQPCPASDLSQQSQLQGPECLQHKHFPGNSNHFNKSQDASSKSLMMTPQEKIEKLRRRQQLRAMLAIQKQQQQFSYQTAKEGGSLEENLSCIPSLDPSSPLEQGDSNTACLAVENSSVEDTAVYLLQDVISKLDLKIRLCIRDSLFRLARSATQRQCGNDSCSTKKGGREVSKKEINTNNRPPYVETQTNPIDRTVAHLLFHNPSELPSTLAEFPKLSMFSMLNCERKAIGSPSFPDRFLQENSETNSTTAHQGPNASASDNEVDIMKSSPCIECFENASNNEGADASVIGVEAAS is encoded by the exons CTAACGGATATAATATGGGGAGAAACTGGTGAGAGCGATGACCACATAGTGCCACATCCTGATGGAAGTGAAGGGAAAGCTCCATCTTATGGAGATAACATTAAGAAAGAATGGGCTGTGGAAGCTTCTAACATCAAGCCTACTGATCAGAAGAAATCTACAACTAAAACGGATCTGAGTAATATTAAACTAGATGGCAGTTCAAAACATGATAGTGGTGGAGCTAGCATCACAGCTGGATGCAGGATGGAATTGGGCGCTGATCTATCATTGACCAATGCTACAAAGAGTAATCAATATTCCTTGGGTGCTGAAGCATCTAATAATCTGACCGAAGTTCCAAAACATGAATGTCTTCGAG ATGAGGGAAATCGGCTTGGTGACGATTCTCGAGTTCTTCACCATCAGAATGAGGAACTGGAGCAAGGTGATTTTATTGATTATGGATGGGCTAACATTGGAAGTTTTGATGACCTTGATAAGATATTTAG CAACAACAACCCACTATTTGGAGATACAAGCCTTCCTAACACTCTCGACCTATGGTCATCTTGTAAAGATGTTACAAGCAGCCCAGATAAGTCTATTCCCTTGTCTATTGACTCTCCGAGGTTGGCGCTAGGATCTCCGGGAAGCCCATCCAAAAGATTAAAAGTTAAAACCGAATACAGGCTAGACCGAGAGAAGTCCTCCACTGCTGATGAAGAAAATGTTAATGACATCACATTTAATGTACCTCTGTGCACTGATGCTAGGGACCATGGTGGAGGCAAAAGTATGCTTTTACCGAAGCAAAAG TTGCAGGAATTATGTGGATCCTTGTCTCCTCACCTGAACAAGTTTGGCATGCCATCTGTAACGAATCAACCTTGTCCAGCTTCAGATCTCAGTCAACAAAGTCAGCTTCAAGGACCAGAATGTTTGCAGCACAAACATTTTCCAG GCAATTCAAATCATTTCAACAAGTCTCAAGATGCTTCATCAAAATCTTTGATGATGACGCctcaagaaaaaattgaaaaactaagAAGGCGGCAGCAATTGAGAGCAATGCTTGCCATTCAGAAACAGCAGCAGCAGTTTAGCTATCAAACTGCAAAGGAAGGGGGATCTCTTGAAGAGAATTTGAGCTGTATCCCTTCTCTGGACCCAAGCTCACCTTTAGAACAGGGTGACTCCAACACGGCTTGTTTGGCAGTTGAAAATTCCTCAGTGGAAGACACGGCAGTGTATCTTCTTCAGGATGTTATCTCAAAG TTGGACCTCAAAATAAGACTCTGTATAAGAGATAGCTTGTTCCGACTGGCTCGAAGTGCTACACAGAGGCAATGTGGCAATGATAGTTGCAGCACCAAGAAGGGTGGAAGAGAAGTCagcaaaaaagaaataaacaccAATAACAG ACCACCCTATGTAGAGACTCAGACGAATCCAATAGACCGCACTGTAGCTCATCTGCTCTTCCATAATCCGTCGGAGTTGCCATCAACACTTGCTGAATTTCCCAAGTTATCAATGTTTTCTATGCTCAATTGTGAAAGAAAAGCAATTGGTTCACCAAGCTTTCCAGACAGATTTTTGCAAGAGAATTCTGAAACTAATTCAACCACAGCTCACCAGGGACCAAATGCTTCGGCCTCTGATAATGAAGTGGATATAATGAAAAGTAGCCCCTGCATTGAGTGTTTTGAGAATGCATCAAACAATGAAGGAGCAGATGCTAGTGTTATTGGGGTTGAAGCCGCATCGTGA
- the LOC107840158 gene encoding protein LNK2 isoform X4 codes for MFNWNDKELTDIIWGETGESDDHIVPHPDGSEGKAPSYGDNIKKEWAVEASNIKPTDQKKSTTKTDLSNIKLDGSSKHDSGGASITAGCRMELGADLSLTNATKSNQYSLGAEASNNLTEVPKHECLRDEGNRLGDDSRVLHHQNEELEQGDFIDYGWANIGSFDDLDKIFSNNNPLFGDTSLPNTLDLWSSCKDVTSSPDKSIPLSIDSPRLALGSPGSPSKRLKVKTEYRLDREKSSTADEENVNDITFNVPLCTDARDHGGGKSMLLPKQKELCGSLSPHLNKFGMPSVTNQPCPASDLSQQSQLQGPECLQHKHFPGPFFASSIYGDTGNYCFPMPVWPQFHSGQAIHQHIISSYKDSPGNSNHFNKSQDASSKSLMMTPQEKIEKLRRRQQLRAMLAIQKQQQQFSYQTAKEGGSLEENLSCIPSLDPSSPLEQGDSNTACLAVENSSVEDTAVYLLQDVISKLDLKIRLCIRDSLFRLARSATQRQCGNDSCSTKKGGREVSKKEINTNNRPPYVETQTNPIDRTVAHLLFHNPSELPSTLAEFPKLSMFSMLNCERKAIGSPSFPDRFLQENSETNSTTAHQGPNASASDNEVDIMKSSPCIECFENASNNEGADASVIGVEAAS; via the exons CTAACGGATATAATATGGGGAGAAACTGGTGAGAGCGATGACCACATAGTGCCACATCCTGATGGAAGTGAAGGGAAAGCTCCATCTTATGGAGATAACATTAAGAAAGAATGGGCTGTGGAAGCTTCTAACATCAAGCCTACTGATCAGAAGAAATCTACAACTAAAACGGATCTGAGTAATATTAAACTAGATGGCAGTTCAAAACATGATAGTGGTGGAGCTAGCATCACAGCTGGATGCAGGATGGAATTGGGCGCTGATCTATCATTGACCAATGCTACAAAGAGTAATCAATATTCCTTGGGTGCTGAAGCATCTAATAATCTGACCGAAGTTCCAAAACATGAATGTCTTCGAG ATGAGGGAAATCGGCTTGGTGACGATTCTCGAGTTCTTCACCATCAGAATGAGGAACTGGAGCAAGGTGATTTTATTGATTATGGATGGGCTAACATTGGAAGTTTTGATGACCTTGATAAGATATTTAG CAACAACAACCCACTATTTGGAGATACAAGCCTTCCTAACACTCTCGACCTATGGTCATCTTGTAAAGATGTTACAAGCAGCCCAGATAAGTCTATTCCCTTGTCTATTGACTCTCCGAGGTTGGCGCTAGGATCTCCGGGAAGCCCATCCAAAAGATTAAAAGTTAAAACCGAATACAGGCTAGACCGAGAGAAGTCCTCCACTGCTGATGAAGAAAATGTTAATGACATCACATTTAATGTACCTCTGTGCACTGATGCTAGGGACCATGGTGGAGGCAAAAGTATGCTTTTACCGAAGCAAAAG GAATTATGTGGATCCTTGTCTCCTCACCTGAACAAGTTTGGCATGCCATCTGTAACGAATCAACCTTGTCCAGCTTCAGATCTCAGTCAACAAAGTCAGCTTCAAGGACCAGAATGTTTGCAGCACAAACATTTTCCAGGTCCTTTTTTTGCTTCTTCTATCTATGGGGATACGGGTAATTATTGTTTTCCCATGCCTGTCTGGCCACAGTTTCATTCTGGACAAGCAATCCATCAACATATCATTTCAAGTTATAAAGATTCTCCAGGCAATTCAAATCATTTCAACAAGTCTCAAGATGCTTCATCAAAATCTTTGATGATGACGCctcaagaaaaaattgaaaaactaagAAGGCGGCAGCAATTGAGAGCAATGCTTGCCATTCAGAAACAGCAGCAGCAGTTTAGCTATCAAACTGCAAAGGAAGGGGGATCTCTTGAAGAGAATTTGAGCTGTATCCCTTCTCTGGACCCAAGCTCACCTTTAGAACAGGGTGACTCCAACACGGCTTGTTTGGCAGTTGAAAATTCCTCAGTGGAAGACACGGCAGTGTATCTTCTTCAGGATGTTATCTCAAAG TTGGACCTCAAAATAAGACTCTGTATAAGAGATAGCTTGTTCCGACTGGCTCGAAGTGCTACACAGAGGCAATGTGGCAATGATAGTTGCAGCACCAAGAAGGGTGGAAGAGAAGTCagcaaaaaagaaataaacaccAATAACAG ACCACCCTATGTAGAGACTCAGACGAATCCAATAGACCGCACTGTAGCTCATCTGCTCTTCCATAATCCGTCGGAGTTGCCATCAACACTTGCTGAATTTCCCAAGTTATCAATGTTTTCTATGCTCAATTGTGAAAGAAAAGCAATTGGTTCACCAAGCTTTCCAGACAGATTTTTGCAAGAGAATTCTGAAACTAATTCAACCACAGCTCACCAGGGACCAAATGCTTCGGCCTCTGATAATGAAGTGGATATAATGAAAAGTAGCCCCTGCATTGAGTGTTTTGAGAATGCATCAAACAATGAAGGAGCAGATGCTAGTGTTATTGGGGTTGAAGCCGCATCGTGA
- the LOC107840158 gene encoding protein LNK2 isoform X2, giving the protein MFNWNDKELTDIIWGETGESDDHIVPHPDGSEGKAPSYGDNIKKEWAVEASNIKPTDQKKSTTKTDLSNIKLDGSSKHDSGGASITAGCRMELGADLSLTNATKSNQYSLGAEASNNLTEVPKHECLRDEGNRLGDDSRVLHHQNEELEQGDFIDYGWANIGSFDDLDKIFSNNNPLFGDTSLPNTLDLWSSCKDVTSSPDKSIPLSIDSPRLALGSPGSPSKRLKVKTEYRLDREKSSTADEENVNDITFNVPLCTDARDHGGGKSMLLPKQKGNNQERLLHGRLKLEQEGKFAQLQELCGSLSPHLNKFGMPSVTNQPCPASDLSQQSQLQGPECLQHKHFPGPFFASSIYGDTGNYCFPMPVWPQFHSGQAIHQHIISSYKDSPGNSNHFNKSQDASSKSLMMTPQEKIEKLRRRQQLRAMLAIQKQQQQFSYQTAKEGGSLEENLSCIPSLDPSSPLEQGDSNTACLAVENSSVEDTAVYLLQDVISKLDLKIRLCIRDSLFRLARSATQRQCGNDSCSTKKGGREVSKKEINTNNRPPYVETQTNPIDRTVAHLLFHNPSELPSTLAEFPKLSMFSMLNCERKAIGSPSFPDRFLQENSETNSTTAHQGPNASASDNEVDIMKSSPCIECFENASNNEGADASVIGVEAAS; this is encoded by the exons CTAACGGATATAATATGGGGAGAAACTGGTGAGAGCGATGACCACATAGTGCCACATCCTGATGGAAGTGAAGGGAAAGCTCCATCTTATGGAGATAACATTAAGAAAGAATGGGCTGTGGAAGCTTCTAACATCAAGCCTACTGATCAGAAGAAATCTACAACTAAAACGGATCTGAGTAATATTAAACTAGATGGCAGTTCAAAACATGATAGTGGTGGAGCTAGCATCACAGCTGGATGCAGGATGGAATTGGGCGCTGATCTATCATTGACCAATGCTACAAAGAGTAATCAATATTCCTTGGGTGCTGAAGCATCTAATAATCTGACCGAAGTTCCAAAACATGAATGTCTTCGAG ATGAGGGAAATCGGCTTGGTGACGATTCTCGAGTTCTTCACCATCAGAATGAGGAACTGGAGCAAGGTGATTTTATTGATTATGGATGGGCTAACATTGGAAGTTTTGATGACCTTGATAAGATATTTAG CAACAACAACCCACTATTTGGAGATACAAGCCTTCCTAACACTCTCGACCTATGGTCATCTTGTAAAGATGTTACAAGCAGCCCAGATAAGTCTATTCCCTTGTCTATTGACTCTCCGAGGTTGGCGCTAGGATCTCCGGGAAGCCCATCCAAAAGATTAAAAGTTAAAACCGAATACAGGCTAGACCGAGAGAAGTCCTCCACTGCTGATGAAGAAAATGTTAATGACATCACATTTAATGTACCTCTGTGCACTGATGCTAGGGACCATGGTGGAGGCAAAAGTATGCTTTTACCGAAGCAAAAG GGAAATAACCAGGAAAGACTATTGCATGGTCGACTTAAATTAGAACAAGAAGGTAAATTTGCTCAGTTGCAGGAATTATGTGGATCCTTGTCTCCTCACCTGAACAAGTTTGGCATGCCATCTGTAACGAATCAACCTTGTCCAGCTTCAGATCTCAGTCAACAAAGTCAGCTTCAAGGACCAGAATGTTTGCAGCACAAACATTTTCCAGGTCCTTTTTTTGCTTCTTCTATCTATGGGGATACGGGTAATTATTGTTTTCCCATGCCTGTCTGGCCACAGTTTCATTCTGGACAAGCAATCCATCAACATATCATTTCAAGTTATAAAGATTCTCCAGGCAATTCAAATCATTTCAACAAGTCTCAAGATGCTTCATCAAAATCTTTGATGATGACGCctcaagaaaaaattgaaaaactaagAAGGCGGCAGCAATTGAGAGCAATGCTTGCCATTCAGAAACAGCAGCAGCAGTTTAGCTATCAAACTGCAAAGGAAGGGGGATCTCTTGAAGAGAATTTGAGCTGTATCCCTTCTCTGGACCCAAGCTCACCTTTAGAACAGGGTGACTCCAACACGGCTTGTTTGGCAGTTGAAAATTCCTCAGTGGAAGACACGGCAGTGTATCTTCTTCAGGATGTTATCTCAAAG TTGGACCTCAAAATAAGACTCTGTATAAGAGATAGCTTGTTCCGACTGGCTCGAAGTGCTACACAGAGGCAATGTGGCAATGATAGTTGCAGCACCAAGAAGGGTGGAAGAGAAGTCagcaaaaaagaaataaacaccAATAACAG ACCACCCTATGTAGAGACTCAGACGAATCCAATAGACCGCACTGTAGCTCATCTGCTCTTCCATAATCCGTCGGAGTTGCCATCAACACTTGCTGAATTTCCCAAGTTATCAATGTTTTCTATGCTCAATTGTGAAAGAAAAGCAATTGGTTCACCAAGCTTTCCAGACAGATTTTTGCAAGAGAATTCTGAAACTAATTCAACCACAGCTCACCAGGGACCAAATGCTTCGGCCTCTGATAATGAAGTGGATATAATGAAAAGTAGCCCCTGCATTGAGTGTTTTGAGAATGCATCAAACAATGAAGGAGCAGATGCTAGTGTTATTGGGGTTGAAGCCGCATCGTGA